The proteins below come from a single Streptomyces sp. MRC013 genomic window:
- a CDS encoding helix-turn-helix transcriptional regulator, producing MALMRDLKERSGLTYRQLEERAAERGEVLARSTLADALTGRTAPRPELLTAFVRACGEEDRLHMWLAAREQAVGSQRADTGGPGLLRDAPPGKAAGRRVAAVATAAALLGGVGVWLVTASGGEPAGDGIVRGAESVSPAPGADPLSGWVRIRPATAPGLCLTDGRVRDRRYTPLVAVQRPCDRVAPQGTLLEPVGGNAYRIQWHHPDYGKGCLRVLPGEPVRDCWSPTTTAPGAAASTSSPPGPGEAADTSSAWTATGAWASGDPTPPKGPRPPWSAARGRAARCSPSNPRGDGAAAVTPEP from the coding sequence GTGGCTTTGATGCGGGACCTGAAAGAACGCTCGGGACTGACGTACCGGCAGCTGGAGGAACGTGCTGCCGAACGGGGCGAGGTGCTGGCGCGCAGCACGCTGGCCGACGCGTTGACCGGCAGGACGGCGCCGCGCCCGGAATTGCTGACCGCATTCGTCCGGGCCTGCGGTGAAGAGGACCGGCTGCACATGTGGCTCGCGGCGCGGGAGCAGGCCGTCGGTTCGCAGCGCGCGGACACCGGTGGGCCGGGTCTCCTCCGGGACGCCCCGCCGGGGAAGGCCGCCGGGAGGCGTGTGGCCGCGGTGGCGACGGCGGCCGCGCTGCTGGGCGGCGTCGGCGTGTGGCTGGTGACCGCTTCGGGCGGGGAACCCGCCGGGGACGGCATCGTCCGCGGCGCGGAATCCGTCTCCCCCGCTCCCGGGGCGGACCCGCTGTCCGGCTGGGTGCGCATCCGGCCGGCGACGGCTCCGGGGCTGTGCCTGACCGACGGGCGGGTCCGGGACCGGCGGTACACGCCCCTGGTGGCCGTGCAGCGGCCGTGCGACCGGGTCGCGCCGCAGGGCACCCTGCTGGAACCGGTCGGCGGGAACGCCTACCGGATCCAGTGGCACCACCCCGACTACGGAAAGGGCTGCCTGAGGGTCCTGCCCGGGGAGCCGGTGCGGGACTGCTGGAGCCCCACGACGACTGCGCCCGGGGCAGCCGCTTCCACGTCGAGCCCTCCGGGCCCCGGGGAGGCGGCGGATACGTCTTCCGCGTGGACGGCCACGGGTGCGTGGGCATCAGGGGATCCGACCCCTCCGAAGGGGCCGAGGCCACCGTGGAGCGCTGCACGGGGAAGGGCGGCCAGGTGTTCGCCGTCGAATCCGCGGGGTGACGGAGCGGCGGCGGTCACGCCGGAGCCGTAG
- a CDS encoding Scr1 family TA system antitoxin-like transcriptional regulator: MAALFGARVRRLRTAAGLTQAELGARAHVVSTRITQIERASGAKPTLELARALDAALDADDLLVELWPYVHREAFPDWSRKFMEYAERAVAFREYAAHVVPGLLQTEDYARAVLGLDALLNGEEQLQERVVARMGRQERLDSPDRPELCVILDEAVLRRPIGGRAVMRGQLERLLDSAGKRRVTVQVLPFDQGGHEAMGGSLTVLTLPDGSEVAYTEGSHYGQLVEEPCNVSRYKVIYDQLRVAALPPLMSLDMIRSVMEDNHRGAKVPSRSERRRVAQEQLQQSGGRQLRGGGRRVPGRRPRP; encoded by the coding sequence ATGGCGGCACTGTTCGGCGCACGGGTGCGCAGGCTCCGCACGGCGGCCGGACTGACCCAGGCCGAACTCGGTGCGAGGGCGCACGTGGTGAGCACGCGGATCACGCAGATCGAGCGGGCGTCCGGGGCGAAGCCGACGCTGGAGCTGGCCCGCGCGCTGGACGCGGCCCTCGACGCGGACGACCTGCTGGTCGAGTTGTGGCCGTACGTGCACCGGGAGGCGTTCCCGGACTGGTCGCGGAAGTTCATGGAGTACGCGGAGCGGGCGGTGGCCTTCCGCGAGTACGCGGCCCACGTGGTGCCGGGGTTGTTGCAGACGGAGGACTACGCGCGGGCGGTGCTCGGTCTGGACGCGCTGCTGAACGGCGAGGAACAGCTGCAGGAACGCGTCGTGGCCCGTATGGGGCGACAGGAAAGACTGGATTCACCCGACCGGCCGGAACTGTGCGTAATCCTGGACGAGGCGGTACTGAGGCGTCCCATCGGCGGCCGCGCCGTCATGCGGGGGCAGTTGGAGCGGCTGCTCGACTCCGCCGGGAAACGCCGCGTCACCGTACAGGTACTCCCCTTTGACCAGGGCGGACACGAGGCGATGGGCGGTTCGCTGACGGTCCTGACCCTGCCGGACGGCTCGGAGGTGGCCTACACGGAAGGGTCGCACTACGGCCAGCTCGTCGAGGAACCGTGCAACGTCAGCCGCTACAAAGTGATTTACGATCAGTTACGGGTGGCAGCTCTGCCCCCGCTCATGTCGCTCGACATGATCCGATCCGTGATGGAGGACAACCACCGTGGAGCGAAGGTTCCGTCCCGATCTGAACGGCGCCGTGTGGCGCAGGAGCAGCTACAGCAATCAGGCGGGCGGCAACTGCGTGGAGGTGGCCGACGGGTTCCGGGCCGTCGTCCCCGTCCGTGA
- a CDS encoding DUF397 domain-containing protein: protein MWRRSSYSNQAGGNCVEVADGFRAVVPVRDSKVPYGAALCFRTAAWTAFVGGVKSGRHRP from the coding sequence GTGTGGCGCAGGAGCAGCTACAGCAATCAGGCGGGCGGCAACTGCGTGGAGGTGGCCGACGGGTTCCGGGCCGTCGTCCCCGTCCGTGACAGCAAGGTTCCGTACGGCGCGGCGCTGTGCTTCCGGACCGCTGCCTGGACCGCGTTCGTGGGCGGGGTGAAGTCCGGGCGGCACCGCCCCTGA
- a CDS encoding LacI family DNA-binding transcriptional regulator: MTSRTPAHSKGVGRRVRIRDVAEATGLSITTVSHALRGKGQIAPATRERVRRAAAELGYRPDPVARGLVSGRVGILGLVVGHMADLPWAGTYRPYYAAFAAGATMAAVERDYALVVVPGDPASGLWARVPMDGLIIVDPVRDDPLLADCARHGMPVVTDGRPIDPGYDGVPTVESDIEQGMTEILAHLREAGAARVGLLSGFEPDAYTQDCERLYRRWCAGTGQDPLIETPAATEDPVEAALRLLTAPGRPDAVHCLNETYGQALVVAARRLGLAVPDDLMISVMRASDQPGGSADWEVPLTALSLDARQLGVECVATLIDVLDGKQPDNVVVPCTVAVRRSTRRS; this comes from the coding sequence ATGACCAGCCGTACACCGGCACACTCGAAGGGGGTGGGACGGCGCGTCCGCATCCGCGACGTGGCGGAGGCGACCGGCCTGTCCATCACCACCGTCTCCCACGCCCTGCGCGGCAAGGGGCAGATCGCACCGGCCACCCGCGAACGGGTGCGCCGCGCCGCGGCGGAGCTCGGCTACCGGCCCGACCCCGTCGCCCGGGGCCTGGTCTCCGGGCGCGTCGGCATCCTGGGACTCGTCGTCGGCCACATGGCGGACCTCCCCTGGGCCGGCACCTACCGCCCCTACTACGCCGCCTTCGCCGCGGGCGCCACCATGGCCGCGGTGGAACGGGACTACGCCCTCGTGGTCGTCCCCGGCGACCCGGCCTCCGGCCTGTGGGCCCGCGTCCCCATGGACGGGCTGATCATCGTCGACCCCGTACGGGACGATCCGCTGCTCGCCGACTGCGCGCGCCACGGCATGCCCGTGGTCACCGACGGACGCCCCATCGATCCGGGATACGACGGCGTCCCCACCGTGGAGAGCGACATCGAACAGGGCATGACCGAGATCCTCGCCCACCTGCGGGAGGCCGGCGCCGCCCGCGTCGGTCTCCTCTCCGGCTTCGAGCCCGACGCCTACACCCAGGACTGCGAGCGCCTCTACCGCCGGTGGTGCGCCGGGACGGGGCAGGACCCCCTCATCGAAACCCCCGCCGCCACGGAGGACCCGGTCGAGGCGGCCCTCCGCCTGCTGACCGCGCCCGGCCGCCCCGACGCCGTGCACTGCCTCAACGAGACCTACGGGCAGGCCCTCGTCGTGGCCGCCCGCCGGCTGGGTCTGGCCGTCCCCGACGACCTCATGATCAGCGTGATGCGGGCGAGCGACCAGCCCGGCGGGTCGGCCGACTGGGAGGTCCCCCTGACCGCCCTCAGCCTGGACGCCCGTCAACTGGGCGTCGAGTGCGTGGCCACGCTGATCGACGTGCTCGACGGCAAGCAGCCCGACAACGTGGTCGTCCCGTGCACCGTGGCCGTGCGCCGCTCCACGCGCCGGAGCTGA
- a CDS encoding ABC transporter substrate-binding protein — MRPLRPFAVPALGTVLLAALTACGGSPSGGGDSTAHTTDSKGSRTYGRCQVTGVPGSITLKTVEKDTLTVVGDLPTPGWWNGDTVAQIDDGYEYCMAANLAYRAGLPRLTVRNVPFDALVAGKANDFDLALAEISITDERREVVDFSTPYFASNIGVLVKAGSKVTETAIGDLQLGVKQGTTGADFVRDRLRPKKAPKVFAKDAELQAAVQAGLVDAALTDVAIVLGKANESKGRLRVVGQYETGESYGAIYPKNSANASALDTAIEGLKKDGTLARLGSTYLTKAFGGDPESIPLWSAK, encoded by the coding sequence ATGCGCCCCCTCCGCCCCTTCGCCGTGCCCGCGCTCGGCACCGTGCTGCTCGCCGCCCTCACCGCCTGCGGCGGTTCCCCGTCCGGCGGCGGCGACTCCACGGCCCACACCACCGACTCCAAGGGCTCCCGTACCTACGGCCGGTGCCAGGTGACCGGCGTCCCCGGCTCGATCACCCTCAAGACGGTCGAGAAGGACACCCTCACCGTCGTCGGCGACCTGCCCACCCCCGGCTGGTGGAACGGCGACACCGTCGCCCAGATCGACGACGGCTACGAGTACTGCATGGCCGCGAACCTCGCCTACCGGGCCGGCCTGCCCCGGCTCACCGTGCGCAACGTGCCCTTCGACGCCCTCGTCGCCGGCAAGGCGAACGACTTCGACCTGGCGCTCGCGGAGATATCCATCACCGACGAGCGCCGCGAGGTCGTCGACTTCTCCACCCCCTACTTCGCCTCCAACATCGGCGTCCTGGTGAAGGCGGGCTCCAAGGTCACCGAGACCGCCATCGGGGACCTGCAGCTCGGCGTGAAGCAGGGCACCACCGGGGCCGACTTCGTCCGCGACCGCCTGCGCCCGAAGAAGGCGCCGAAGGTGTTCGCGAAGGACGCCGAGCTGCAGGCCGCCGTCCAGGCCGGCCTGGTCGACGCCGCGCTCACCGACGTCGCGATCGTGCTGGGCAAGGCGAACGAGTCCAAGGGCAGGCTCCGGGTGGTCGGCCAGTACGAGACCGGTGAGTCCTACGGGGCGATCTACCCCAAGAACAGCGCGAACGCCTCCGCGCTCGACACGGCGATCGAGGGACTGAAGAAGGACGGCACGCTCGCCCGGCTCGGCTCGACCTACCTCACCAAGGCCTTCGGCGGAGACCCGGAGTCGATCCCGCTGTGGAGCGCCAAGTGA
- a CDS encoding amino acid ABC transporter permease — translation MTLTSDLPAAGEKEPPKSAPPPPALPLAATAVAAVLATVALTAATAVTVARVLPRTPVLLGAAAVAAAVLVLLGPAVRAVRSARAAAADWGGGRHADARRAASEAREDAWTALGWCLAALVLLGSVWFLCSNDRAVQHTFFDGRVIGLSFREIASAFGTNLFIAVVAQVLILAWGLALALARMAPGRAGRPLRLLATAYIDAFRAVPAIIVIYLIGFGLPLTEVPFLSSLGPVWFAILALTLTYGAYVAEVFRAGIESVDPGQTAAARSLGLSRGATLRHVVLPQATRRVVPPLLNDFISLQKDTALVNVIGTIDAFNQSKIYASNHFNLSSVTVVAALFVLITIPQARLVDRLVARGRRRGKGA, via the coding sequence GTGACCCTGACCTCCGACCTGCCGGCGGCCGGGGAGAAGGAGCCGCCGAAGAGCGCGCCGCCCCCACCGGCCCTGCCGCTGGCCGCCACCGCGGTGGCGGCCGTCCTGGCCACGGTGGCGCTGACCGCCGCCACCGCGGTGACGGTCGCCCGGGTGCTGCCCCGCACGCCGGTGCTCCTCGGCGCCGCCGCGGTGGCCGCCGCGGTGCTCGTCCTGCTCGGGCCCGCGGTACGGGCGGTGCGCTCGGCGCGCGCCGCCGCCGCGGACTGGGGCGGGGGACGGCACGCCGACGCCCGGCGGGCCGCCTCCGAGGCCCGCGAGGACGCCTGGACCGCCCTCGGCTGGTGCCTGGCCGCGCTGGTGCTGCTCGGCTCCGTGTGGTTCCTGTGCAGCAACGACCGCGCCGTGCAGCACACCTTCTTCGACGGCCGGGTCATCGGCCTCAGCTTCCGGGAGATCGCGTCCGCCTTCGGCACCAACCTCTTCATCGCCGTCGTCGCGCAGGTCCTGATCCTCGCCTGGGGTCTGGCGCTGGCCCTGGCCCGCATGGCACCGGGCCGGGCCGGCCGGCCGCTGCGCCTCCTGGCCACCGCCTACATCGACGCCTTCCGCGCCGTCCCGGCGATCATCGTCATCTATCTGATCGGCTTCGGACTGCCGCTCACCGAGGTCCCCTTCCTGAGCTCGCTCGGCCCGGTCTGGTTCGCGATCCTCGCCCTCACCCTCACCTACGGCGCGTACGTCGCCGAGGTCTTCCGGGCCGGCATCGAGTCCGTCGACCCGGGCCAGACCGCCGCCGCCCGCTCCCTCGGCCTGTCGCGCGGCGCCACGCTGCGGCACGTGGTGCTGCCCCAGGCGACCCGCCGCGTCGTCCCTCCGCTGCTCAACGACTTCATCAGTCTGCAGAAGGACACCGCCCTGGTGAACGTCATCGGCACGATCGACGCCTTCAACCAGTCGAAGATCTACGCGTCCAACCACTTCAACCTCTCCTCGGTCACCGTGGTCGCGGCGCTGTTCGTCCTCATCACGATCCCGCAGGCACGGCTGGTGGACCGGCTGGTCGCCCGGGGCCGGCGACGCGGCAAGGGAGCCTGA
- a CDS encoding amino acid ABC transporter ATP-binding protein yields the protein MEIDAVHKSYGGTPVLRGIDLDVEQHQVVTLIGASGSGKSTLLRCINGLEDISAGEIRVGGETASGRGTDLDRLRRDVGMVFQHFNLFPHMSVVRNVALAPMRVAGVPRAEAEERARVLLDRVGLADKADRMPDQLSGGQQQRVAIVRALATRPRALLLDEITSALDPELVAEVLAIVRELAHSGMTMLLATHEMGFAREVSHKVCFLHQGVLLEEGPPEQIFGDPQQERTRAFLRRIVEAGRL from the coding sequence ATGGAGATCGACGCCGTCCACAAGAGCTACGGCGGCACACCGGTCCTGCGCGGCATCGACCTGGACGTCGAACAACACCAGGTCGTGACCCTGATCGGCGCCTCCGGCAGCGGCAAGTCGACGCTGCTGCGGTGCATCAACGGCCTGGAGGACATCAGTGCGGGCGAGATACGGGTCGGCGGCGAGACCGCGTCGGGCCGCGGCACCGACCTGGACCGGTTGCGCCGCGACGTCGGCATGGTGTTCCAGCACTTCAACCTCTTCCCGCACATGAGCGTCGTGCGCAACGTCGCTCTCGCCCCGATGAGGGTGGCGGGAGTACCCCGCGCCGAGGCGGAGGAACGCGCCCGCGTGCTCCTGGACCGCGTCGGCCTCGCCGACAAGGCCGACCGCATGCCCGACCAGCTCTCCGGCGGCCAGCAGCAGCGCGTGGCCATCGTCCGGGCGCTGGCCACCCGGCCGCGGGCCCTGCTCCTGGACGAGATCACCTCCGCCCTCGACCCCGAACTCGTCGCCGAGGTCCTCGCCATCGTCCGCGAACTCGCCCACAGCGGCATGACCATGCTGCTGGCCACCCACGAGATGGGCTTCGCCCGGGAGGTGTCGCACAAGGTGTGCTTCCTGCACCAGGGCGTGCTGCTGGAGGAGGGACCGCCCGAGCAGATCTTCGGCGACCCGCAGCAGGAGCGCACCCGCGCCTTCCTGCGCCGCATCGTCGAGGCGGGGCGGTTGTGA
- a CDS encoding type 1 glutamine amidotransferase: protein MSGPRVLVVEHEDGTGPARVGERLTARGLRLALCRPWAGDALPAALDAFDGLLVLGGSMGPHDEDRAPWLPAVGGLLRQAVARDLPTLGICLGMELLTVACGGTVGRSARPEVGLCDLTALPHASRDELFAPLANGDTPLCAVQWHWEESSVLPEGAVPLLTSERCAHQAYRIGTAVWGVQFHPEVLAGDIATWGTDDDGPLRSLGVDPPSVVARVAREEERLRALWGSFAERWGGIVAARGSAPARR, encoded by the coding sequence GTGAGCGGGCCCCGCGTGCTCGTCGTGGAGCACGAGGACGGTACGGGCCCGGCCCGGGTCGGCGAGCGCCTCACCGCGCGGGGGCTCCGCCTCGCCCTGTGCCGCCCCTGGGCGGGCGACGCGCTCCCCGCGGCACTGGACGCCTTCGACGGACTGCTCGTCCTCGGCGGCTCCATGGGCCCCCACGACGAGGACCGGGCTCCCTGGCTGCCCGCGGTGGGCGGCCTGCTGCGCCAGGCCGTCGCGAGGGACCTGCCGACCCTGGGCATCTGCCTCGGCATGGAGCTGCTCACCGTGGCCTGCGGAGGCACCGTCGGCCGCTCCGCGCGGCCGGAGGTCGGCCTGTGCGACCTGACCGCCCTGCCGCACGCCTCGCGCGACGAGCTGTTCGCCCCCCTCGCGAACGGCGACACGCCCCTGTGCGCCGTGCAGTGGCACTGGGAGGAGTCATCCGTCCTGCCCGAGGGCGCCGTCCCCCTCCTCACCAGCGAACGCTGCGCCCACCAGGCGTACCGCATCGGGACGGCGGTGTGGGGCGTCCAGTTCCACCCCGAGGTGCTGGCCGGGGACATCGCGACCTGGGGCACCGACGACGACGGCCCGCTGAGGTCACTGGGCGTCGACCCGCCCTCGGTCGTCGCCCGGGTGGCCCGGGAGGAGGAGCGGCTGCGCGCGTTGTGGGGCTCCTTCGCCGAGCGGTGGGGCGGCATCGTGGCGGCACGCGGATCGGCACCGGCCCGCCGGTGA
- a CDS encoding FG-GAP-like repeat-containing protein — protein sequence MASSNSGNRLKRLLAFTAAATAMAAAAGTAAAAEGRGTAGAEKTRATEEARYRTASPGQADRRRAAAPGAVATPTFSMTAVDKKTSNLYLYFPNGRGGFEARYDVGVDYSFAAAVVHVDNDEDGYGDGTWNLHKDGKLSYVWSDGSGAHVKDVGRGWTIYTDVLSPGDLGGTRDADLMAVDEAGVLWTYVGHASGLVDTRVRVGKGWDAYTEIAGQGDLSGDGGDDIVARDRTGVLWLYKGTGNNKAPFEARTRIGAGWNTYDRLLSVGDLDADGRSDLVARSAAGDLFRYSGTGRAAAPFTKPVKIGTGYGIYNLL from the coding sequence ATGGCATCGAGCAATTCCGGAAACCGTCTCAAGCGCTTACTCGCCTTCACGGCCGCAGCCACCGCGATGGCCGCCGCGGCCGGTACCGCCGCGGCGGCCGAGGGGAGGGGCACGGCCGGCGCCGAGAAGACGCGCGCCACCGAGGAGGCGCGGTACCGCACCGCCTCCCCCGGGCAGGCGGACCGGCGCCGCGCCGCCGCACCCGGCGCGGTGGCGACTCCCACGTTCTCCATGACCGCCGTGGACAAGAAGACGTCGAACCTCTACCTGTACTTCCCGAACGGCCGGGGCGGCTTCGAGGCGCGTTACGACGTCGGGGTCGACTACTCCTTCGCCGCCGCGGTCGTCCACGTGGACAACGACGAGGACGGCTACGGCGACGGCACCTGGAACCTCCACAAGGACGGGAAGCTGTCGTACGTCTGGTCCGACGGGTCCGGCGCGCACGTCAAGGACGTGGGCAGGGGCTGGACGATCTACACCGACGTCCTGTCCCCGGGAGACCTCGGCGGCACGCGGGACGCCGACCTCATGGCCGTCGACGAGGCCGGTGTGCTGTGGACCTACGTCGGGCACGCGAGCGGCCTGGTCGACACGCGCGTGCGCGTCGGCAAGGGCTGGGACGCCTACACCGAGATCGCCGGCCAGGGGGACCTGTCGGGTGACGGCGGGGACGACATCGTCGCCCGCGACAGGACGGGCGTCCTGTGGCTCTACAAGGGCACCGGGAACAACAAGGCGCCCTTCGAGGCCCGTACCAGGATCGGCGCCGGGTGGAACACGTACGACCGCCTCCTGTCCGTCGGGGACCTCGACGCCGACGGCAGGTCCGACCTCGTCGCCCGCTCGGCCGCCGGTGACCTGTTCCGGTACTCCGGCACCGGCCGGGCGGCGGCTCCGTTCACCAAGCCGGTGAAGATCGGCACGGGTTACGGCATCTACAACCTGCTGTAG
- a CDS encoding prolyl oligopeptidase family serine peptidase, protein MTEPSSVSASTTTRATGPVSGPPRTGPAGRAAGAEWSALPDWEKRFRASRVSLPEWAPDAPDRALFVSNATGTHELYAWDRGTGRQRQVTDRPNGTTDGALSPDGEWIWWFADTDGDEFGVWMRQPFAGGADEPAVPGLAPSYPAGLALGRDGTAVVGRSTEEEGSTVHVVRPGGEPVEVYRHRGSAGVGDLSYDGTLLVIEHTEHGDAMHASLRVVRPDGSLVAELDDTKGGTKALGLAVMGFAPVDGDRRLLVGHQRRGRWEPMVWDVASGRETELDLDLPGDVSAEWYPDGSGLLIVHDHAARTELWRYDIASRRLSRVDTPAGSVSETTTRPDGTVEYLWSSAAVPPAVRSTTGAVVLAPPGPQAPPSVPVEDVWVEGPGGRVHALVQRPAGAAGPLPTVFDLHGGPAWHYSDAFSAVPAAWVDHGYAVVRVNYRGSTGYGREWTDALRHRVGLIELEDVAAVREWAVSSGLADPERLVLTGGSWGGYLTLLGLGTQPDAWAVGIADVPIADYAAAYRDQMEALRPLDRTLFGGSPEEVPERYRASSPITYVDRVRAPVYIAAGVNDPRCPIRQIENYVERLAARGAAHEVYRYPAGHGSLVVEERIAQLRQELEFAARHLPAAGGTRPGGG, encoded by the coding sequence ATGACTGAGCCGAGCAGCGTGTCCGCGTCCACGACCACCCGCGCGACCGGGCCCGTGTCCGGGCCCCCGCGGACCGGCCCGGCCGGCCGGGCCGCCGGGGCGGAGTGGTCGGCGTTGCCCGACTGGGAGAAGCGGTTCCGCGCGTCGCGGGTGTCCCTGCCCGAGTGGGCGCCGGACGCGCCGGACCGGGCACTGTTCGTGTCGAACGCGACGGGGACCCACGAGCTGTACGCCTGGGACCGGGGGACGGGCCGGCAGCGGCAGGTCACGGACCGGCCGAACGGCACGACGGACGGGGCGCTGTCGCCCGACGGCGAGTGGATCTGGTGGTTCGCGGACACGGACGGCGACGAGTTCGGCGTGTGGATGCGGCAGCCGTTCGCGGGCGGCGCGGACGAGCCGGCGGTGCCCGGACTCGCCCCGTCGTACCCCGCGGGCCTCGCCCTCGGCCGGGACGGCACGGCGGTCGTCGGCCGGTCCACGGAGGAGGAGGGCAGCACCGTCCACGTCGTCCGGCCCGGCGGGGAGCCGGTGGAGGTCTACCGGCACCGCGGATCGGCCGGGGTCGGAGACCTGTCGTACGACGGGACGCTCCTGGTGATCGAGCACACCGAGCACGGCGACGCGATGCACGCCTCGCTGCGCGTGGTGCGGCCGGACGGCTCGCTGGTGGCGGAGCTGGACGACACCAAGGGCGGCACGAAGGCCCTGGGTCTGGCGGTGATGGGCTTCGCCCCGGTCGACGGCGACCGGCGTCTGCTCGTGGGGCACCAGCGGCGCGGCCGGTGGGAGCCGATGGTCTGGGACGTCGCGTCGGGCCGGGAGACGGAGCTGGACCTGGACCTGCCGGGGGACGTGAGCGCGGAGTGGTACCCGGACGGGTCGGGGCTCCTGATCGTCCACGACCACGCGGCGCGCACGGAGCTGTGGCGGTACGACATCGCGTCGCGGCGGCTGTCGCGGGTGGACACGCCGGCCGGTTCCGTCTCGGAGACGACGACCCGCCCGGACGGCACGGTGGAGTACCTGTGGTCCTCGGCGGCGGTGCCGCCCGCGGTGCGGTCGACGACCGGCGCGGTCGTCCTCGCCCCGCCCGGCCCGCAGGCGCCGCCCTCGGTGCCGGTGGAGGACGTGTGGGTGGAGGGCCCCGGCGGCCGGGTCCACGCGCTGGTGCAGCGGCCGGCGGGGGCGGCGGGCCCGCTGCCGACCGTGTTCGACCTGCACGGCGGCCCGGCCTGGCACTACAGCGACGCGTTCTCGGCGGTGCCCGCCGCGTGGGTGGACCACGGGTACGCGGTGGTACGGGTGAACTACCGCGGCTCCACCGGGTACGGGCGTGAGTGGACGGACGCGCTGCGGCACCGGGTGGGTCTGATCGAGTTGGAGGACGTGGCGGCCGTTCGCGAGTGGGCGGTGTCGTCGGGCCTCGCCGACCCGGAGCGGCTGGTGCTGACGGGCGGCTCGTGGGGCGGCTACCTGACGCTGCTGGGACTGGGAACGCAGCCGGACGCGTGGGCGGTGGGCATCGCCGACGTGCCGATCGCGGACTACGCGGCGGCGTACCGGGACCAGATGGAGGCGCTGCGGCCACTGGACCGGACCCTGTTCGGCGGCTCCCCGGAGGAGGTGCCCGAGCGGTACCGCGCCTCGTCCCCGATCACGTACGTGGACCGGGTGCGGGCACCGGTGTACATCGCTGCGGGCGTCAACGACCCGCGCTGCCCGATCCGGCAGATCGAGAACTACGTGGAGCGGCTCGCGGCGCGCGGCGCGGCGCACGAGGTGTACCGGTACCCGGCGGGCCACGGCTCACTGGTGGTGGAGGAACGGATCGCGCAGCTGCGACAGGAGCTGGAATTCGCCGCACGGCACCTGCCCGCCGCGGGCGGGACCCGGCCGGGAGGGGGGTGA
- a CDS encoding SURF1 family protein yields the protein MYRFLTTPRWWGINVFVLLAIPFCLFMGVWQLGRFEDRVDSHREAGQRAASRTAEAAAPLAELLPVDKETSGRQATAGGRYGRQFLVPGRELDGRTGSYVLTLLHTPEGKVLPVVRGWLPEGAAAPAPPPGEVTVTGALQASEHAGSGGVRAAGGLPEGQLGIISAASLVNMVPDDVYDAWVTLGDSPAGLTPVPAAAAAGTGLDLKAFQNLGYTGEWFAFAGFAVFMWFRLFRREAEAERDRALGLDPESPAAG from the coding sequence GTGTACCGGTTCCTGACGACACCCCGCTGGTGGGGGATCAACGTCTTCGTGCTGCTGGCGATCCCGTTCTGCCTGTTCATGGGGGTCTGGCAGCTGGGCAGGTTCGAGGATCGCGTCGACTCGCACCGGGAGGCGGGGCAGCGGGCCGCTTCCCGGACCGCGGAGGCGGCGGCACCGCTGGCCGAGCTGCTGCCGGTCGACAAGGAGACGTCGGGCCGCCAGGCGACTGCTGGCGGCCGGTACGGGAGGCAGTTCCTCGTGCCCGGCCGGGAGCTGGACGGCAGGACCGGTTCGTACGTGCTGACGCTGCTGCACACACCGGAGGGCAAGGTCCTGCCGGTGGTGCGGGGCTGGCTGCCGGAAGGGGCCGCCGCCCCGGCGCCGCCGCCCGGCGAGGTGACCGTGACCGGTGCGCTCCAGGCGTCCGAGCACGCCGGGAGCGGCGGCGTCCGTGCGGCGGGCGGTCTGCCGGAGGGCCAGCTGGGCATCATCAGCGCGGCGTCACTGGTCAACATGGTGCCGGACGACGTGTACGACGCATGGGTGACGCTCGGGGACTCCCCCGCCGGACTGACCCCGGTCCCGGCGGCCGCGGCGGCGGGCACCGGCCTGGACCTGAAGGCCTTCCAGAACCTCGGCTACACGGGCGAGTGGTTCGCCTTCGCGGGCTTCGCCGTGTTCATGTGGTTCCGCCTCTTCCGCCGGGAGGCGGAAGCGGAACGGGACCGCGCCCTGGGCCTCGACCCGGAGTCCCCGGCCGCCGGCTGA